The DNA region CCTGCTGACGGAATTGGCCATGTTCACCAAGACGGTCATCACGGTGCGGAAGTTCGAGACGGTGTACCGATTGCACTGGGAGACCATCTCCGACGAGTTTAGGCCGATTAGTGAGTGGGAAACGCGCGTGCATGGTGCATTTTTCAGTCGGTTTAGTACCGCCATGCTGGGGTACTATTTGTGTAGTTTTCTAACTCTGTGGGCACATTTGGGCTTTTTGTTCGAGTACAAATTTCCCTTCTTCAGCTGGTTCTTCTGGCTGCCGCTGGGACGGGCAAATCTAACAAATTATTACATTATATTTGCGTACCAAATGTTCGGAATGTTGGGCCATTTGTCGCTGAACGTGTCCGGAGACATCCAACATGCTTATTTGCTTGCGACGGCCGGGATTCAGTTGGATTTTCTGTACGAAAGGCTCACCAAGCTGCCGATTCCAACGTCGAACTCGTCGATTGGAAAGGACCATTACCGGGAAACGCTGATACAACACATTGAGCATTACGAGCGGATTTACAGGTAAATGGAAAATGTCGAATtgacacaaaagaaatcaaactTTTCTTATAAACAGATTCGTGAAGGAGATTGAGGATACCTTTTCGATGgccatttttgttcaaatttgtgcCAGCGGTGTAACGGTGTGTGCTACCATACTTCGTCTGTCAACGGTAATCCAATCTTGAAGTTATAACACAGCTCTACAAATTAAAAGTTGAAGTGCCGAAAGATCGGAACTCTCAAAAATTTGGTTTCTCTAGCAATTGGATATACCCTGGAACGGCTAGAGAACTAAATTAATTAGGgtccattagggtggtccaaatccgggcttcctCGGGGCCACCCCCTGAAATCAATAATTGAACCataactaggctaaattccaaatacttccacatacttcgcagggctgtgacagctcgacctcgatcattgtttgcctcaggacactgtgacgagaggttcgtcatttttgggttatttttttttactgggcCTAGCAGGGCCCCGGTgatggcctgatatgagctaccgaacaacattggcaatatggcgtcgtttgtttacaaacatgagattgtttgtggacgaaccgaaaaattacctttttgtaaaaaaaatctatatccattgtgcaataacattaagtcttacaaaacagacaaag from Culex quinquefasciatus strain JHB chromosome 3, VPISU_Cqui_1.0_pri_paternal, whole genome shotgun sequence includes:
- the LOC6032258 gene encoding putative odorant receptor 71a, translated to MARFGEYIPSERLTFWIWKILGIWATQDESRLYRAFRWIYHFTFTIVYLFCIFISSFFKETMAELWSDVMFILLTELAMFTKTVITVRKFETVYRLHWETISDEFRPISEWETRVHGAFFSRFSTAMLGYYLCSFLTLWAHLGFLFEYKFPFFSWFFWLPLGRANLTNYYIIFAYQMFGMLGHLSLNVSGDIQHAYLLATAGIQLDFLYERLTKLPIPTSNSSIGKDHYRETLIQHIEHYERIYRFVKEIEDTFSMAIFVQICASGVTVCATILRLSTVNLATDLGTDGAPMVFYLVAMLTQIFLPCYFGNEVTLKSVKLTNALYTADWFRLAGVSDRKEMAALMLRTNKPIALKAGHFFNYNLEAFTSTLNTAYSIYAVVSKKNREQA